The proteins below are encoded in one region of Peromyscus eremicus chromosome 10, PerEre_H2_v1, whole genome shotgun sequence:
- the LOC131920297 gene encoding transmembrane protease serine 11B-like protein produces the protein MYRPVIASRKSYPLWVIILGVLGVGAVLGVTIGLLVHFLAVENKVYYYQGSFKVLNIPYNRNYERETSPESNDLSEILETKMVDAFQNSNIYRQYINSQIITLVPDNNSVTAHIWLVFKDPRSNKENTRRRIESILRQMLEKHSGSPTTDPRSLKLVEISKVDAEKMINNRCGRRPRMSATYDRIKGGSTAQKGEWPWQASLRVNGRHYCGASLIGARFLLTAAHCLQRTNNPRNLTISFGTEVAPPYMQHYVQEVIIHENYVKGEHHDDIAVIVLTERVFFKNDVHRVCLPEATQVFPPGEGVVVTGWGALSHNGESPLLLQKASVKIIDTNTCNAEEAYNGRILDTMLCAGYMEGNIDACQGDSGGPLVHPNSRGIWYLVGIVSWGHECGKINKPGVYMRVTAYRDWIASKTGI, from the exons ATGTATAG GCCAGTCATAGCATCCCGCAAATCTTACCCGTTGTGGGTAATCATCCTTGGTGTGCTTGGAGTAGGGGCAGTGCTTGGGGTAACTATTGGACTCTTAGTTCACTTTCTGGCAGTAG AAAACAAGGTCTACTACTATCAAGGTAGCTTTAAGGTGCTGAATATTCCATATAACAGAAATTATGAGAGGGAAACGTCACCAGAAAGTAACGACCTCAGTGAAATCCTGGAGACTAAG ATGGTTGATGCCTTTCAAAATTCTAACATTTACAGACAATATATCAACTCTCAGATCATCACGTTGGT TCCTGATAACAACAGCGTGACAGCACATATATGGCTGGTGTTCAAGGATCCCAGGTCAAATAAGGAAAACACAAGAAGGAGAATCGAAAGCATCTTACGTCAGATGCTGGAGAAGCACTCAGGATCACCGACTACAGATCCCAGGTCTCTGAAGCTCGTGG AAATCAGTAAGGTTGATGCTGAAAAGATGATCAATAACC GCTGCGGGAGACGGCCAAGAATGTCAGCAACCTATGACAGAATCAAGGGAGGTTCCACTGCTCAGAAAGGAGAGTGGCCCTGGCAAGCGAGTCTCAGGGTGAATGGCAGACACTATTGCGGGGCCTCACTAATCGGTGCAAGATTCCTGCTGACAGCAGCTCACTGCCTTCAAAG GACAAATAATCCAAGAAACTTAACTATTAGCTTTGGCACTGAAGTAGCTCCACCCTACATGCAACATTATGTTCAAGAAGTTATTATTCATGAAAACTATGTAAAGGGGGAACATCACGATGACATTGCTGTTATCGTGCTCACTGAAAGAGTTTTTTTCAAGAACGATGTCCATCGGGTTTGTCTTCCGGAAGCCACACAGGTTTTCCCACCAGGTGAAGGAGTCGTTGTTACAGGATGGGGAGCGCTTTCGCACAACG GTGAATCCCCACTGTTACTTCAGAAAGCATCTGTTAAAATTATTGACACAAACACTTGTAATGCTGAAGAAGCTTACAATGGAAGGATACTGGACACAATGCTCTGTGCTGGTTACATGGAAGGCAATATCGACGCTTGCCAG GGTGACTCTGGAGGACCACTAGTTCACCCCAATTCTCGAGGTATTTGGTACCTTGTTGGGATAGTGAGCTGGGGACATGAATGTGGCAAAATCAACAAGCCAGGAGTCTATATGAGAGTGACTGCCTATCGTGACTGGATTGCCTCCAAGACTGGGATCTAG